A region of Solibacillus isronensis DNA encodes the following proteins:
- the argS gene encoding arginine--tRNA ligase, with the protein MYKSIASIIYEALSQKIITNNEIERLLEKPKYEHLGDVAFPCFTLAKTLKKAPNVIAQEISNSIKSELVQEIQVVGGYINLFLNKLQVTRDVITQIMKAPEAYGQQETQQKNIVIDFSLPNIAKPFSMGHLRSTVIGNALANIAEKNGYSVVRVNHLGDWGTQFGKLIVAFRLWGDKERVEQAPIEELLKLYVKFHDEAETDETLNEEARSAFKALEDKDPQSMELWTWFKSASLQEFNQIYDQLHIEFDMYEGEAFYNDRMQSVVDELNKKQILTESDGANVVELEDMPPCLITKQDGATLYATRDLAAAFYRQKHYEPSKVFYVVGNEQTLHFKQVFQVISKMGYPWSENLKHVPFGMMLKDGKKMSTRKGRVILLKDVLKEAVETATRNIEEKNPTLNNKQTVAEQVGIGAVIFNDLKNFRLNDIEFSLPQMLNFEGETGPYVQYTHARIHSILQKAKFKANKEIPVKELEESAWAVIQLLQHYPQVITDSFEQVDPSLIAKYVLQLARMFNKYYANTKILVEDEQRESRLQLCFAVATVLKDGLKLLGIQSPESM; encoded by the coding sequence ATGTATAAAAGTATTGCATCAATTATTTATGAGGCTTTGTCGCAAAAAATAATAACTAATAATGAAATTGAACGACTACTGGAGAAGCCGAAATATGAGCATTTAGGGGATGTAGCTTTTCCATGCTTTACGCTTGCTAAAACTTTAAAGAAAGCCCCGAACGTTATCGCTCAGGAAATAAGCAACAGTATTAAAAGTGAGCTCGTTCAGGAAATACAAGTTGTTGGAGGCTATATTAATTTATTTTTAAATAAGCTACAAGTAACGAGAGACGTCATTACTCAAATTATGAAAGCCCCAGAAGCATACGGTCAACAAGAAACCCAGCAGAAAAACATCGTAATCGATTTTTCATTACCGAATATTGCAAAGCCATTCTCCATGGGACATCTACGTTCTACTGTTATTGGCAATGCCCTTGCAAATATTGCAGAAAAAAACGGATACAGTGTCGTTCGGGTAAATCATCTTGGCGACTGGGGCACCCAATTTGGAAAATTGATTGTCGCATTCCGATTGTGGGGAGATAAAGAACGTGTTGAACAAGCACCTATTGAAGAACTTTTAAAGCTATACGTGAAGTTCCATGATGAAGCAGAAACAGATGAAACACTAAATGAGGAAGCTAGATCAGCTTTTAAAGCGCTCGAAGATAAGGACCCTCAATCAATGGAATTATGGACCTGGTTTAAAAGTGCCTCTTTACAAGAATTTAATCAGATTTATGATCAGCTTCATATTGAGTTTGATATGTATGAGGGAGAAGCTTTTTATAATGACAGAATGCAGTCTGTTGTTGATGAATTAAATAAGAAGCAAATACTTACAGAGTCGGATGGCGCAAATGTTGTGGAGCTTGAAGACATGCCACCTTGTTTAATAACAAAACAGGACGGTGCAACATTATATGCAACCCGTGATTTAGCCGCAGCTTTTTACAGACAGAAGCATTATGAACCTTCTAAAGTTTTCTATGTAGTAGGAAATGAGCAAACACTGCATTTTAAACAAGTGTTTCAAGTGATTTCGAAAATGGGGTATCCTTGGTCGGAAAATCTGAAGCATGTACCATTTGGAATGATGCTGAAAGACGGGAAAAAGATGTCGACTCGTAAAGGTAGAGTCATTTTATTGAAGGACGTATTAAAAGAAGCAGTGGAAACGGCAACCAGAAATATAGAGGAGAAAAATCCAACGTTAAATAATAAACAAACTGTTGCTGAGCAAGTAGGAATTGGCGCGGTTATATTTAATGATTTAAAAAACTTCCGATTAAACGATATTGAATTTTCATTACCTCAAATGTTGAATTTCGAAGGTGAAACAGGACCATATGTACAATACACTCATGCCCGTATCCATTCAATTTTACAAAAGGCAAAATTTAAAGCTAACAAGGAAATACCCGTAAAAGAATTAGAAGAATCGGCTTGGGCGGTAATTCAGCTGTTGCAACATTATCCACAAGTGATCACAGATAGTTTTGAACAAGTGGATCCGTCCTTAATTGCGAAATATGTATTGCAATTAGCACGGATGTTCAACAAATATTATGCAAATACAAAAATTTTAGTAGAAGATGAACAGCGGGAAAGCCGTTTACAGCTATGTTTTGCAGTGGCAACTGTATTAAAGGATGGTTTGAAGTTACTAGGAATCCAATCTCCTGAAAGTATGTAA
- a CDS encoding reverse transcriptase-like protein — protein MLEVYIDGASAGNPGPSGIGIFIKGEGQHVKISEPIGITNNHQAEFIALLRGLEEALKIGSSFVSMRSDSKIVVSSIDKAYVKNEEFKPYLEQALSLIEQFDLFFIKWIPDKENKAADVLAREAILKNS, from the coding sequence ATGTTAGAAGTCTATATAGATGGCGCCAGTGCCGGCAATCCCGGTCCTAGCGGGATTGGCATATTTATTAAAGGTGAAGGACAGCATGTAAAAATCAGTGAACCAATCGGCATTACAAACAACCATCAGGCCGAATTTATTGCGCTTTTACGCGGTTTGGAAGAAGCTTTGAAAATCGGTTCATCGTTTGTTTCAATGCGCTCCGATTCAAAAATTGTCGTAAGCTCAATCGACAAAGCATATGTGAAAAACGAGGAATTCAAACCTTATTTAGAGCAGGCACTCTCTTTAATCGAACAATTTGACCTATTTTTCATAAAGTGGATTCCCGATAAAGAAAACAAAGCAGCGGATGTACTTGCCCGTGAGGCGATTTTAAAAAATAGTTAG
- a CDS encoding zinc-finger domain-containing protein: MNKVDVMKDIDELMDMYCADCLVIQDLRKERGKHGAHRFCIESCTVGEQLQFLGKEIMKVSEK, translated from the coding sequence TTGAATAAAGTAGATGTTATGAAAGATATTGATGAATTAATGGATATGTACTGCGCTGATTGTCTAGTCATTCAGGACCTTCGCAAAGAACGCGGTAAACATGGTGCACACCGTTTCTGCATTGAATCTTGTACAGTAGGGGAACAGCTTCAGTTTCTTGGTAAAGAAATAATGAAAGTTTCCGAAAAATAA
- a CDS encoding YecA family protein: MIGRNDPCLCGSGKKYKKCCEGKNQVTSQNVFQEEIENVLQTFYSNYPERKDIREFMELVRNWAPKLEKKLHKELVEAVALDEYFFHQRPDIWQNFLAKTAKKVLRPSMIELLKSWEQPIFFIGTVEDVKDDYFTAISALTGTTYHIQRESHKSIPLGMRVFAFLLPDGSNKENHVLAVSTLIFFHKEHAISFEQFTEAYKASRLPVEQFTKENHLLLWEGLVENGYEGEEFTPFEQEVVEQLKAFMAEKAINNESFVAMVEDYLVEKQPTARKAGAIAAGAVRFGQDNDLFDQKFTVKEIGESFSVSPSSLNKYYQELNAFYNEKQLVNS; the protein is encoded by the coding sequence ATGATTGGACGTAATGACCCATGTCTATGCGGTAGTGGAAAAAAATACAAAAAATGTTGTGAAGGAAAAAATCAAGTAACTTCACAAAACGTTTTCCAGGAAGAGATTGAAAACGTATTACAAACTTTCTATAGTAATTACCCAGAACGAAAAGATATCCGTGAATTTATGGAATTGGTTCGTAATTGGGCACCGAAATTAGAAAAGAAATTACACAAGGAATTAGTGGAAGCCGTTGCTTTGGACGAATATTTCTTCCATCAACGACCTGATATTTGGCAGAACTTTTTAGCGAAAACAGCGAAAAAAGTGCTTCGCCCATCTATGATCGAATTATTGAAATCATGGGAACAGCCGATTTTCTTCATCGGAACTGTTGAAGATGTGAAAGATGATTACTTTACAGCTATCTCTGCATTAACTGGCACAACCTATCATATTCAGCGTGAAAGCCACAAATCAATCCCTCTAGGAATGCGTGTGTTCGCCTTTTTATTACCGGATGGTTCAAACAAGGAAAACCACGTATTAGCTGTCTCTACACTAATCTTCTTCCATAAAGAACATGCGATTTCTTTTGAACAGTTTACAGAAGCTTACAAAGCAAGCCGTTTACCTGTTGAGCAGTTCACAAAAGAAAACCATTTATTATTATGGGAAGGCCTAGTTGAAAACGGCTATGAAGGGGAAGAGTTTACACCTTTCGAGCAGGAAGTCGTGGAACAGTTAAAAGCATTTATGGCGGAAAAAGCGATCAATAACGAGAGCTTCGTAGCAATGGTTGAAGACTACTTAGTCGAAAAACAGCCTACAGCACGTAAAGCAGGCGCTATTGCTGCAGGTGCAGTAAGATTCGGTCAGGATAATGATTTATTCGATCAAAAATTCACTGTAAAAGAAATCGGCGAAAGCTTCAGTGTTTCCCCATCTTCTTTAAATAAATATTATCAAGAATTAAATGCTTTCTATAATGAAAAGCAACTTGTTAATAGTTAA
- a CDS encoding MarR family winged helix-turn-helix transcriptional regulator — translation MNPLFHILFQQNRYLVKQLNDVLKQHGLFSSQWTVLFLLHQNGPMTLTAIWKYLDVEAPTVTRTVTRLETLGWVERVQGTDKREKMIDLTTKAMEQFPQIEVSVVSFERKMAEHLTEEEQVLLIQLLKKMEG, via the coding sequence ATGAATCCGTTATTTCATATACTTTTTCAGCAAAATCGTTATTTAGTAAAACAGTTAAATGATGTTTTAAAACAACACGGACTATTCAGCTCACAATGGACGGTTCTTTTTTTATTGCATCAAAACGGGCCGATGACACTTACAGCGATATGGAAATACCTGGATGTTGAAGCGCCGACTGTTACGCGAACTGTCACTCGTCTGGAGACGCTAGGCTGGGTGGAAAGGGTTCAAGGAACGGATAAACGGGAAAAAATGATTGATTTAACGACCAAAGCAATGGAACAATTTCCTCAAATAGAAGTATCCGTCGTTTCATTTGAGCGAAAAATGGCTGAGCATCTAACAGAGGAAGAACAGGTGCTCCTTATTCAATTACTAAAAAAGATGGAAGGTTAG
- the yidC gene encoding membrane protein insertase YidC: MKNLKLSVFLLTVPLLLAGCESVENKEGFFYSTFVRPMDWTLNTFGELFNGSYGLAIIAIILIIRLVLMPFMLKTYRSQATMKVKMDLVRPQMEDIQTRLKAAKTPEERMTVQQEMMSLYKEHNINPLNMGCLPALIQMPIIMGLYYAILYSTEIKTHSFLWFDLGSTDIWMTAIAGVVYFVQAKVSLQTVPEAQKNQMKLMIYVSPIMIVIISLSSMAALPLYWAVGGLFLIVQTFIGRKFFSNVPETKGNE; encoded by the coding sequence ATGAAAAACTTAAAACTTAGTGTTTTCCTTCTAACCGTTCCACTTTTACTGGCAGGCTGTGAAAGTGTTGAAAACAAAGAAGGCTTCTTCTATTCAACATTTGTACGTCCGATGGATTGGACGTTAAACACATTTGGTGAATTATTTAACGGCAGCTATGGTTTAGCTATTATTGCGATTATTTTAATTATTCGTCTCGTACTAATGCCGTTTATGCTTAAAACTTACCGCAGTCAAGCTACAATGAAAGTGAAAATGGATTTAGTCCGTCCGCAAATGGAGGATATCCAGACACGTTTAAAAGCAGCAAAAACTCCGGAAGAAAGAATGACGGTTCAGCAGGAAATGATGTCGCTTTACAAAGAACATAATATTAATCCGTTAAATATGGGCTGCCTACCAGCGCTTATACAAATGCCGATTATTATGGGCTTATACTATGCGATATTATATTCGACTGAAATTAAAACACATTCATTCCTATGGTTTGACCTTGGCTCTACAGATATTTGGATGACTGCCATTGCAGGTGTCGTTTATTTTGTACAAGCAAAAGTATCGCTTCAAACCGTACCAGAAGCTCAGAAGAACCAAATGAAACTGATGATTTACGTATCTCCAATTATGATTGTCATTATTTCATTGTCTTCGATGGCTGCACTTCCACTGTACTGGGCAGTCGGAGGGTTATTCTTAATTGTCCAAACCTTCATTGGACGCAAATTTTTCTCAAACGTTCCTGAAACTAAGGGAAATGAATAA
- a CDS encoding 3'-5' exonuclease: MKNLGRTKTYISIDIEAALIRGKQYIIEIGAVKWLPDGTTETFTQLIQPYKFKKLNAHIQKLTGITTEQLVDAPSFKEAFNKFKRWCKQDYVFLTFGEFDRKVLEEELSRNYIKNDCLYPMIDFQQKYMIANGLKEQPSLGGLMAQLGLENETQHRALADAASLLSIFVKVDGDQLIEQQQTNDFILLLTNFRMLETTYELVISATNCKIEDDRITIESMKTFREELPFTVQMIERQGEDGETTTMEKISIKPNAQAKQFLQQISENMHGKILISRTALRSMSKILKLHQVTLPKTEVMTLVNLLKKEEIIARFNLDDEPTNTYEARVLRLLNKYEHMFVAEFYKRALIEKNIIQV, from the coding sequence GTGAAAAATTTGGGACGAACGAAAACATATATAAGTATAGATATAGAAGCCGCCCTTATACGCGGTAAGCAGTATATTATTGAAATTGGTGCGGTTAAATGGTTACCGGATGGTACGACAGAAACGTTTACTCAGCTAATTCAGCCATATAAATTCAAAAAGCTGAATGCGCATATTCAAAAACTGACAGGTATCACTACAGAACAGCTGGTTGATGCGCCTTCTTTTAAAGAAGCTTTTAATAAGTTTAAACGCTGGTGTAAGCAGGATTATGTATTTTTGACATTTGGTGAATTTGATCGGAAAGTGCTTGAAGAAGAGCTGTCGCGCAATTACATAAAAAATGATTGCTTATATCCGATGATCGACTTTCAGCAAAAATATATGATTGCCAATGGGTTAAAAGAGCAGCCTTCATTAGGTGGGTTAATGGCGCAGCTTGGATTGGAAAACGAAACACAGCACCGTGCATTAGCCGATGCGGCAAGCCTGCTCTCAATCTTTGTAAAAGTTGATGGAGATCAGTTAATTGAACAGCAGCAAACGAATGATTTTATTTTATTACTGACAAATTTCCGGATGCTGGAAACGACATACGAACTTGTCATTTCAGCAACGAATTGCAAAATCGAGGATGATCGGATAACGATTGAATCAATGAAGACTTTCCGTGAGGAGCTTCCTTTTACTGTTCAAATGATTGAACGTCAAGGAGAAGACGGGGAAACAACAACAATGGAAAAGATTTCGATAAAACCGAATGCGCAGGCGAAACAGTTCTTGCAGCAAATTTCCGAGAATATGCACGGTAAAATTTTAATTTCACGCACGGCATTACGTTCAATGTCAAAAATATTGAAATTACATCAAGTAACTTTACCGAAAACTGAAGTAATGACATTAGTAAATTTATTGAAAAAAGAAGAGATTATTGCAAGATTTAATTTGGATGATGAACCAACCAATACATATGAGGCAAGGGTTTTGCGTTTGCTTAATAAGTATGAGCATATGTTTGTTGCTGAGTTTTATAAACGTGCATTAATCGAGAAAAATATAATACAAGTATAA
- a CDS encoding MFS transporter has product MELQEQTNKIFTKRFISLFFTNMSIFLVFYGLITTLPLYAIGELGKSDDDSGLLVTVFLISAIIVRPFSGKLLDLFGKKRLLIISLILYFACTVLYLFFKPFLLLLALRFFQGIWFSIATTASGSLAADIVPKRRKGAGLGYFAMSTNLAVVFGPFIGLLIIQYSGFDVLFIALSVFVAIGSLLALTIQTNDLPKPVVADRSFKFSFNDLFERSALPLAALASLVAFSYASVLSFLSLYAEQKDLLSVASYFFAVFAVAMIFVRPFTGKIYDTMGAKFVIIPSFFIFALGLIILGNADQEIPFLLSAIFIGAGYGTLTTSFQSLCIQATTIQRSGYATATYFTLFDIGIAIGSYLLGMVAVSLGYEYVYYIAAFIIVVVFALYMLLLNRQKHKTEQ; this is encoded by the coding sequence ATGGAGCTACAAGAACAAACAAATAAAATTTTTACAAAACGATTTATAAGTCTATTCTTTACGAATATGTCGATATTTCTTGTGTTTTACGGGTTGATCACAACGTTGCCGTTATATGCAATCGGTGAATTAGGAAAATCGGATGACGATTCGGGCCTGCTCGTAACTGTATTTTTAATTTCGGCGATTATCGTTCGTCCTTTCAGTGGAAAACTGTTGGATCTTTTTGGCAAGAAGCGTTTGCTGATTATCAGTCTTATACTATATTTTGCATGTACGGTATTATATTTATTTTTTAAACCATTTCTGCTTTTACTGGCACTTCGTTTTTTTCAAGGCATCTGGTTTAGTATTGCAACAACAGCATCAGGCTCTTTAGCGGCCGATATTGTACCGAAAAGACGTAAAGGAGCAGGATTGGGCTATTTTGCGATGTCCACAAATTTAGCTGTTGTATTCGGTCCTTTTATCGGGTTGCTTATTATTCAATATTCAGGTTTTGATGTGTTGTTTATCGCCTTATCTGTCTTTGTGGCAATAGGCAGTTTGCTGGCACTAACTATTCAGACGAATGATTTGCCAAAACCAGTCGTGGCAGACCGAAGCTTTAAATTTTCATTCAATGATTTATTTGAACGAAGTGCATTACCGCTTGCTGCACTCGCTAGCTTAGTCGCATTTTCTTATGCGAGTGTTTTATCGTTCTTATCACTTTATGCGGAACAGAAAGATTTACTGAGTGTTGCCAGCTATTTCTTTGCGGTATTTGCTGTTGCGATGATTTTCGTTCGTCCATTCACAGGGAAAATCTATGATACAATGGGCGCAAAATTTGTTATTATTCCGTCGTTCTTTATTTTTGCATTAGGATTGATTATTCTTGGTAATGCAGATCAGGAAATTCCGTTCTTATTATCGGCGATCTTTATTGGTGCAGGGTACGGTACGTTAACAACAAGTTTCCAGTCACTTTGTATCCAAGCAACGACAATCCAGCGCAGCGGATACGCTACGGCCACTTATTTTACGCTGTTTGACATAGGGATTGCTATTGGATCGTACTTACTGGGGATGGTAGCGGTGAGTCTTGGCTATGAATATGTGTATTACATTGCGGCATTCATAATAGTTGTCGTATTCGCACTGTATATGCTGTTACTCAATCGTCAAAAACATAAAACAGAACAATAA
- a CDS encoding GNAT family N-acetyltransferase — protein sequence MEEIILENEIIKLRPVQLSDIEAITNAANDERIWEHMSVTLLSQEAVQNYIENAIKEREKGISYMFAIVDKKTDEIVGCTSFLDISFPHKRLEIGATWYNPSLWRSAINTNCKFLLFQYCFEVLKLNRIQIKTGHENYRSQKAIERIGAVKEGILRNHMIRKEGIIRHTVMYSVILEDWEKLKAMFIDRLLIY from the coding sequence ATGGAAGAAATAATATTAGAAAATGAAATCATCAAACTAAGGCCAGTCCAATTAAGTGATATCGAAGCAATCACAAATGCCGCGAATGATGAGCGGATTTGGGAGCATATGTCGGTAACATTGCTTTCACAAGAAGCGGTACAAAACTATATCGAAAATGCGATTAAAGAGCGTGAAAAAGGTATTTCGTATATGTTTGCGATTGTCGATAAAAAAACAGATGAAATTGTAGGCTGTACATCTTTTCTTGATATTTCGTTTCCCCATAAACGGCTTGAGATAGGGGCGACTTGGTATAATCCGAGTCTTTGGCGTTCTGCGATTAATACAAATTGCAAGTTTCTATTGTTCCAATATTGTTTTGAAGTACTTAAATTAAATCGTATTCAAATTAAAACAGGACACGAAAACTACCGTTCACAAAAAGCCATTGAACGTATTGGCGCAGTGAAAGAAGGAATTTTGCGTAATCATATGATTCGAAAAGAAGGAATCATTCGTCATACCGTTATGTATAGTGTAATTTTGGAAGATTGGGAAAAACTTAAAGCTATGTTCATCGATCGTCTATTAATTTATTGA
- the coaW gene encoding type II pantothenate kinase, producing MSAWIGIDTGGTLTKLAYLDEHQELKLTVFPSNEMHLVKEWLENHPQVEEIGLTGGRTEQLLDVLKTMKSIEYIVEFEATLKGVRYLLEKEGHTIDQSIITNIGTGTSIHYMDGYTHARVGGTGVGGGTLIGLSTIMTGISDFDEIKANAFKGKREGIDLLVKDIYQGMDTPIDGNLTASNFGKVGITDQREFEQNNVLATTQGLIGEVISTLSIQLAVQYKTDHIVYIGSTLIDNEQLVKVIEHYTILKKHKPIFLKDCGFSGAIGALLNIREHSIR from the coding sequence ATGTCAGCATGGATTGGAATTGATACAGGGGGTACGTTAACAAAGCTTGCCTATTTAGATGAACATCAGGAGCTTAAATTAACGGTCTTTCCATCTAACGAAATGCATTTAGTAAAAGAATGGTTGGAAAATCATCCTCAAGTTGAAGAAATCGGCTTAACTGGAGGACGCACAGAGCAATTACTGGACGTCTTAAAAACAATGAAGTCGATTGAATATATTGTTGAATTTGAAGCAACATTAAAAGGTGTGCGCTATTTGCTGGAGAAAGAAGGCCACACAATTGATCAAAGTATTATTACTAATATCGGTACAGGCACATCGATTCACTATATGGATGGCTATACACATGCCAGAGTTGGCGGTACAGGAGTTGGCGGAGGTACTTTAATCGGACTTTCGACAATTATGACCGGAATTTCAGATTTTGATGAAATTAAAGCAAACGCTTTCAAAGGGAAGCGAGAAGGCATTGATTTGCTTGTAAAAGATATTTATCAAGGTATGGATACGCCGATTGACGGCAATTTAACTGCAAGTAATTTTGGGAAGGTCGGTATTACCGATCAACGTGAATTTGAACAGAATAATGTACTGGCCACAACACAAGGGCTGATCGGTGAAGTAATATCCACGTTAAGTATCCAGCTAGCCGTACAATATAAGACAGATCATATCGTATATATCGGCTCAACGCTAATCGACAATGAACAGCTTGTAAAGGTGATTGAACATTATACTATATTGAAAAAACATAAACCTATTTTCTTAAAGGATTGCGGATTTTCCGGTGCGATTGGTGCATTGCTGAATATCCGTGAGCACAGCATAAGATAA
- a CDS encoding DMT family transporter, whose protein sequence is MSLQGKANILMVIVTMFWGLSYTFMVMGLESLEAFNVVALRCLIAFIIAGLIFLPKMLRVNIKTILYASVQGFLLFTIFALSLLGLKTTSAGNAGFILSLTVVLVPIMTSFIEKRLPSRAVSFAVVATMIGITVLTMKDSMTFQTGDLLVAIAAVCYSIYLILNSKFTKNVESISYGVYQLGIAGLFGAVFTMMFESPMFPSNSSSWIAVLGLGIICTAFCFIAQAVVQQYTSPTHTGLIFSLEPIFAAIFAMLFLGEGLTAQLVIGGAFILIGNTVAQLEQFIAMKKIPAPTHSETTL, encoded by the coding sequence TTGAGTTTACAGGGTAAAGCAAATATTTTAATGGTGATTGTTACAATGTTTTGGGGGCTATCCTATACGTTTATGGTCATGGGCCTGGAAAGTCTGGAAGCTTTTAATGTTGTAGCACTTCGATGCTTAATCGCATTTATCATTGCAGGGCTAATCTTTTTACCAAAGATGTTGCGTGTGAATATCAAAACGATTTTATATGCATCGGTTCAAGGTTTTTTATTGTTTACGATTTTTGCCTTATCACTGTTAGGTCTGAAAACGACTTCAGCTGGTAATGCAGGCTTTATACTTAGTTTAACAGTTGTATTAGTACCGATCATGACGAGCTTTATTGAAAAACGCCTTCCTTCACGAGCAGTGAGCTTTGCCGTTGTTGCTACAATGATTGGAATTACCGTTTTAACAATGAAAGATTCTATGACGTTCCAGACTGGAGATCTTTTAGTTGCGATCGCAGCAGTTTGCTATTCAATCTATTTAATATTAAATAGTAAGTTCACTAAAAACGTTGAGTCCATTTCTTATGGAGTCTATCAGCTAGGTATTGCCGGCTTGTTTGGAGCAGTGTTCACTATGATGTTCGAATCTCCCATGTTCCCGTCGAATTCTTCTAGTTGGATTGCTGTACTTGGATTGGGTATTATTTGTACCGCGTTTTGCTTTATCGCGCAAGCTGTTGTACAACAATACACTTCCCCTACCCATACAGGACTGATCTTTTCTCTTGAACCTATTTTTGCAGCCATATTCGCGATGCTTTTCCTAGGGGAAGGTTTAACTGCACAACTTGTGATTGGTGGTGCGTTTATTTTAATCGGGAATACTGTTGCTCAACTCGAACAATTTATAGCAATGAAAAAAATCCCAGCACCTACTCACTCTGAAACTACGTTATAA
- a CDS encoding alpha/beta fold hydrolase has protein sequence MWEQQLIETTRGIFEVFTKGEGKPLCVTHLYSEYNANGNRFAEMFVPYYKVHLVNLRGCGNSTDDVSVFNYGMKDSVADLEALRTALGYDAWGFAGHSTGGMLALDYAILHPESVEFIVAGGLCASAEYMHHPASIYCKENPNNKRILEILAMLADPSSTIEQRRAGSKEWALMSLYKEQSYENMISRPNSGKTVSKRLDYFSYKELPEFDLRPQLPTVKTKAYIYGGLYDAQCPYEFAVEAADLLANATLTTFAESNHHPVIEEEEKFSEFVRNLSQVHSLRS, from the coding sequence ATGTGGGAACAGCAGCTAATTGAAACAACGCGAGGAATATTCGAAGTTTTTACAAAAGGGGAGGGGAAACCGCTCTGTGTGACGCATTTATACAGTGAATATAATGCAAATGGAAATCGATTTGCGGAAATGTTTGTCCCGTATTATAAAGTGCATTTAGTGAATTTGCGTGGCTGTGGAAATTCAACGGATGATGTGTCTGTCTTTAATTATGGCATGAAGGATAGTGTAGCGGATCTGGAGGCCCTCCGTACAGCATTGGGTTATGATGCATGGGGCTTTGCGGGGCATTCAACAGGAGGGATGCTTGCATTAGATTATGCTATTTTGCATCCGGAAAGCGTGGAGTTTATCGTAGCTGGCGGACTCTGTGCTTCTGCAGAATATATGCATCATCCTGCGAGCATTTACTGCAAGGAAAATCCTAACAATAAAAGGATTCTTGAGATTTTAGCGATGCTGGCTGATCCATCATCTACAATCGAGCAAAGAAGAGCTGGCTCTAAAGAATGGGCGCTTATGTCGTTATATAAAGAACAAAGCTATGAAAATATGATAAGCCGTCCGAACAGCGGGAAAACCGTTTCGAAAAGACTGGACTATTTTTCGTATAAAGAGCTGCCAGAATTCGATTTGCGACCGCAATTACCAACAGTGAAAACGAAAGCCTATATATATGGCGGGTTATACGATGCCCAATGTCCGTATGAATTTGCAGTGGAAGCGGCGGATTTGTTGGCGAATGCGACATTGACGACATTTGCAGAAAGTAATCATCATCCGGTTATTGAGGAAGAAGAAAAATTCTCGGAATTTGTGCGGAATCTGTCTCAAGTTCATTCTTTACGTTCATAA